Proteins encoded by one window of Chaetodon trifascialis isolate fChaTrf1 chromosome 15, fChaTrf1.hap1, whole genome shotgun sequence:
- the LOC139343164 gene encoding interferon-induced very large GTPase 1-like, which produces MDEKEIVALLEKIDVMVSENDPHGYSELLCKEMKEQKEHLDQKSHKEEWMDFSVFQQDKTGDPGPAVEELEESAADTEVKDQDTCEKDLADTFLQRLMMLDYRGRYIPVRQDSAAGSYSTPVPVFNTPETDDSDLYALLSTCVDSHQSKQTHVHPMDVQMAVFHCSDSFFKQNMITKLSQCQYALPMLVPDLVTEDIDCPLWTFRQIRKTWKITQIRDNSNIVTMKNMPICKAETAMVLFLRLGSLSLSKSQLMNTLINERHNTFFHRNCPGSTKSRYLMDGVAEIAWYCPAGKLNDAFTDCVAFCNLHGDALLFEKQRDILIEKSSVCVVLVPTLEKSQSSAGVISALFKSQKPLIILIADDDRGTSQLKEGKYKIGLKDSSQSSISDELKGIIRNILSGPHASFQLETMAEVSGIRVDENDKLCQKGKSAAMKTVHLLSGMDVSKIKDKFLPCQGQLWHKWCIINKELHHLKGHIEKEKCEKQQKLIKIRQDQCSASCSQLMKSFIESLSSLSSTEKEYFLKWTQILIDALSTDDLCLILQKYDEKWSEVLALKKKHNKSDQLQSKQRELDQISTKLQAATFGLEHIFREMGQIYEAHASLKNQPKLGQTDWSRYPALAAELMISGQPMELMDGDAGHVPVTWISSLLSEVIQKLGDKRIFVLSVLGVQSSGKSTMLNAMFGLQFAVSAGRCTKGAFMQLVRVSEEIKKDFKFDYILVVDTEGLRALELAGNTTLHRDNELATFVIGLGNMTLINIFGENPAEMQDVLQIVVQAFMRMKRVKLSPSCVFVHQNVTDVAAAEKNMDGKRRLQEKLDKMALLAAKEEGCDLECFSDIIAFDVQNDVKYFAQLWEGSPPMAPPNPGYSESIQELKNFILSKASQSPGITLSQFKSKIQDLWNALMNEHFVFSFKNTLEIAVYRKLEVQYGNWTWALRSNMLTIENQLYTRIENGKLDKVELSDIFQEMNKTYGEIKKEIATYFDEDNNKEILVQWRGQFEIKIKEFHDELVRGMKRKLDEVIQQRSARKKLEDKKTEFENKLLQKSKELAHQLKDKAEDEEELEKQFNSVWNSWVTELIAGTKPIENIEYEEDQTAILQELGFEWSLIVESRSSGSYKNISAVGDYSCYVLCNTENTTKMKDYIWGYFQSGEQQLIRSLIDEVEKQSLDTIKTKPVVTRGYRSAYLQEVANNVKEKVTEFESKQKYTLKKTFLVDLLLYIFDRAGGWLSESHKKFQMNNDSRSYIESKKIQHYDIFKSFCKGSSSAVVLGKLICEKLKSSAVEVVCNKTAIDLAGKMRCSFPAFNGNRLDLEKNMLKSLAEKEDFDGFYTYIRHPRRQVETFIKETAQNYIFKENKDEALSILKENIDHIKKLVGQALFAATEKTKTKRGGIDMWIQEFSSLLKDELTFAICCQNFSDINNFDFLKEEMVKGLVSITEEMSRISLNKMKEFRMKPDEILIEQLCKCCWVKCPFCAAVCTNTMDDHSPDDHSVPFHRPDAVKGWHFHNTKELSIDFCTTSVASDRSFYPDSEHPEKLVRYKQYRTAGPRYANWRITPDESKLKYWIWFVCRFQEQLEDHYNLRFQGRGEIPTEWREVSKDDAIKSLDEM; this is translated from the exons CAGAGGTAAAG GACCAGGACACATGTGAGAAAGATCTAGCTGATACTTTTCTTCAGAGGCTGATGATGTTAGACTACAGAGGCAGGTATATTCCTGTAAGACAAGACAGTGCTGCAGGTAGCTATTCAACGCCTGTTCCAGTGTTTAACACCCCTGAGACAGATGACAGTGACTTATACGCCCTTTTAAGCACCTGTGTAGACTCTCATCAGTCAAAACAGACTCATGTCCATCCTATGGATGTTCAAATGGCAGTATTTCACTGCTCAGACAGCTTTTTTAAGCAGAACATGATCACAAAGCTATCACAATGTCAGTACGCCTTACCGATGCTTGTTCCTGACCTGGTCACAGAGGATATTGACTGTCCTCTGTGGACATTCagacaaataagaaaaacatggaagatAACTCAAATCAGAGATAATTCAAACATCGTCACCATGAAGAACATGCCCATCTGCAAGGCTGAGACAGCCATGGTGTTATTTCTCCGTCTGggctcactgtcactgtcaaaatcTCAGCTGATGAACACTTTGATCAACGAGCGTCACAACACCTTCTTCCACAGAAACTGCCCCGGCAGCACCAAGTCTCGTTATTTGATGGACGGGGTGGCGGAGATTGCCTGGTATTGCCCTGCTGGAAAACTCAATGATGCCTTCACTGACTGTGTTGCCTTCTGTAATCTTCATGGTgatgctctgctgtttgaaaaaCAGCGTGACATACTGATTGAAAAATCTTCAGTCTGTGTTGTTCTTGTACCAACTCTAGAAAAAAGCCAGAGCAGTGCAGGAGTCATCTCAGCCCTTTTCAAGTCTCAGAAGCCTCTCATTATTCTCATTGCTGATGATGATCGTGGTACAAGTCAATTGAAAGAGGGAAAATACAAAATAGGTCTAAAGGACAGCAGCCAGTCAAGTATCTCTGATGAATTGAAAGGAAtcatcagaaacattttgtCCGGACCACATGCATCCTTCCAGCTGGAAACCATGGCTGAGGTCTCTGGAATCCGAGTGGATGAAAACGACAAACTCTGCCAAAAAGGGAAATCTGCTGCAATGAAAACAGTACATTTGCTTTCTGGGATGGATGTTtcaaagataaaagataaaTTTCTCCCTTGTCAAGGCCAACTGTGGCACAAGTGGTGCATCATAAACAAAGAATTACATCACCTCAAAGGACACATTGAGAAGGAGAAATgtgaaaagcaacagaaactGATCAAAATACGCCAAGATCAATGCAGTGCTTCCTGTAGTCAGTTGATGAAGTCATTCATTGAAAGCCTCTCATCTTTGTCTTCAACAGAGAAAGAGTATTTCCTGAAATGGACTCAGATCTTAATAGATGccctctccacagatgacctctgtTTAATTCTGCAAAAATATGATGAGAAGTGGTCTGAGGTCTTGGCTTTGAAGAAGAAGCATAACAAATCTGATCAGCTACAAAGCAAGCAACGTGAGCTGGATCAAATATCAACAAAACTACAGGCAGCAACCTTTGGCTTGGAACACATCTTTAGAGAAATGGGACAGATCTATGAAGCTCATGCATCTCTGAAGAACCAACCAAAGTTGGGGCAGACTGACTGGTCCAGATACCCAGCActggctgcagagctgatgatATCAGGACAGCCAATGGAGTTGATGGATGGCGATGCAGGTCATGTGCCTGTAACATGGATCTCTAGTCTTTTATCTGAAGTCATTCAGAAACTGGGCGACAAGagaatttttgttttgtcagttttaggTGTACAAAGCAGTGGAAAATCAACAATGCTGAATGCCATGTTTGGATTACAGTTTGCAGTGAGTGCTGGCAGGTGCACCAAGGGTGCCTTTATGCAGCTGGTCAGAGTGTCAGAGGAGATCAAGAAGGACTTTAAGTTTGACTACATTCTGGTGGTGGACACTGAAGGACTGCGTGCTCTCGAGCTGGCAGGTAACACCACCCTACACCGCGACAATGAACTGGCAACATTTGTTATTGGTCTGGGAAACATGACATTGATCAACATCTTTGGTGAGAATCCAGCTGAGATGCAAGATGTTCTGCAGATTGTTGTTCAGGCTTtcatgaggatgaagagagtgAAACTTTCTCCAAGTTGTGTGTTCGTTCACCAGAATGTTACAgatgttgcagctgcagagaaaaacatggaTGGAAAGAGACGGCTGCAGGAGAAACTGGACAAGATGGCCCTACTGGCTGCAAAAGAGGAGGGTTGTGATCTTGAGTGCTTCAGTGACATCATTGCATTTGATGTGCAAAATGATGTTAAGTACTTTGCCCAACTGTGGGAGGGAAGTCCACCTATGGCTCCTCCGAACCCAGGGTACAGTGAGAGCATCCAAGAGCTGAAGAACTTCATCCTTTCTAAAGCTTCGCAGTCTCCTGGGATTACTCTCTCACAGTTCAAAAGCAAAATCCAGGACCTGTGGAATGCTCTGATGAACGaacactttgttttcagtttcaaaaataCACTTGAAATTGCAGTGTACAGAAAACTGGAGGTCCAGTATGGGAACTGGACATGGGCCCTGAGGAGCAACATGCTGACCATTGAAAACCAGCTTTATACCAGAATAGAAAATGGAAAACTTGACAAGGTTGAGCTTAGTGATATTTTTCAAGAAATGAACAAAACCtatggagaaatcaaaaaagaaaTTGCAACTTACTTTGATGAGGACAATAACAAAGAAATATTGGTGCAGTGGCGAGGCCAATTTGAAATCAAAATCAAGGAGTTTCATGATGAACTTGTgagaggaatgaaaagaaaactggatGAAGTTATCCAGCAGAGGAGTGCTCGTAAAAAGCTTGAggataaaaagacagaatttgagaacaagctgctgcagaagagCAAAGAACTTGCTCATCAGTTAAAAGACAaggcagaagatgaagaggaacttGAGAAGCAGTTCAACTCTGTTTGGAACTCCTGGGTTACTGAGTTAATTGCAGGTACGAAACCTATTGAGAACATCGAATATGAAGAAGATCAGACTGCTATCCTTCAAGAGCTTGGTTTTGAGTGGTCTCTCATTGTTGAATCCAGAAGCAGTGGCAGCTACAAAAATATATCAGCAGTTGGTGATTACAGTTGTTATGTGTTATGTAACACAG AAAATACCACAAAAATGAAAGATTACATTTGGGGCTATTTTCAGTCTGGAGAACAGCAGCTGATCAGATCCCTCATTGACGAGGTTGAAAAACAGTCCCTTGATACGATTAAGACCAAACCTGTAGTGACAAGGGGCTACAGATCAGCTTACTTGCAGGAAGTGGCGAACAATGTCAAAGAAAAAGTGACTGAATTTGAGTCAAAGCAGAAATATACTCTGAAGAAGACCTTTTTGGTTGATCTCTTGCTGTATATATTTGACAGAGCAGGGGGTTGGCTGTCAGAGTCCCACAAGAAATTCCAAATGAACAATGACTCACGGAGTTATATAGAAAGCAAGAAAATACAGCAttatgacattttcaaaagctTCTGCAAAGGAAGCTCATCTGCTGTTGTGCTCGGAAAACTGATCTGTGAAAAGCTGAAGAGTTCCGCTGTTGAGGTGGTCTGCAACAAGACCGCCATTGATCTTGCCGGAAAAATGAGGTGCAGTTTCCCAGCATTTAACGGGAACAGACTGGACTTGgagaaaaacatgttgaagtcactggcagagaaagaggacTTTGATGGTTTTTACACCTACATCCGACACCCAAGGAGGCAAGTCGAGACTTTCATAAAGGAGACAGCACAGAACTACatctttaaagaaaacaaagatgaagcACTGAGCATACTCAAGGAAAACATTGACCACATCAAAAAACTTGTGGGTCAAGCTCTATTTGCTGCGACagagaaaaccaaaaccaaGAGAGGAGGCATAGACATGTGGATACAGGAATTTTCCAGTTTGCTCAAAGATGAGCTGACATTCGCCATTTGCTGTCAAAACTTCAGCGACATCAACAATTTCGACTTTCTTAAAGAGGAGATGGTGAAAGGCCTTGTATCCATCACAGAGGAGATGAGCAGAATCTCATTGAATAAGATGAAGGAATTCAGGATGAAGCCCGATGAAATCCTCATCGAGCAGCTGTGTAAGTGCTGCTGGGTAAAGTGTCCattctgtgcagcagtgtgtacCAACACCATGGACGATCACAGCCCTGATGACCACAGCGTGCCTTTTCATCGACCTGATGCAGTCAAAGGTTGGCACTTCCACAACACAAAGGAACTGTCCATTGACTTCTGCACAACAAGTGTTGCAAGTGACAGAAGTTTCTATCCAGATTCTGAACATCCAGAAAAGCTTGTTCGATACAAACAGTACCGAACTGCTGGGCCAAGGTATGCTAACTGGAGAATTACCCCTGATGAGTCCAAGCTGAAATATTGGATCTGGTTTGTGTGTCGATTTCAGGAGCAACTGGAAGATCACTATAATTTAAGATTCCAGGGCCGAGGTGAAATTCCCACAGAGTGGAGAGAAGTCTCTAAAGATGACGCTATTAAAAGTCTGGATGAAATGTAG